One window of the Delphinus delphis chromosome 20, mDelDel1.2, whole genome shotgun sequence genome contains the following:
- the SNX20 gene encoding sorting nexin-20 has translation MASPRHARSPGWTTPVAQCMAGTKPKASAPGPDLPRPGPEEHLDAHDSQSSNSSMTTRELQEYWRTQKRCWKHVKLLFEIASARIEEGTVSKFVMYQIVVIQTGSFDSDKATLERRYSDFEMLQKKLLKTFREEIEDVVFPKKHLMGNFTPEMISERKLALKEYLGLLYAIRCVRRSREFIDFLTRPELKEAFGCLRAGQYTKALNILVRTVPLQEKLTSHCPVMMVPSLCAMLVCHRDLECPAEAFAAGERALQCLQAREGHRYYAPLLDAMARLAYELGKDFVSLQKRLEENQLRKPAPRGFTLKELTVQEYLY, from the exons ATGGCAAGTCCCAGGCACGCCAGGAGCCCTGGATGGACAACACCcgtagcccagtgcatggcaggGACCAAGCCGAAAGCATCAGCCCCTGGCCCAGACCTCCCACGTCCAGGACCTGAAGAGCACTTAG ATGCCCACGACAGCCAAAGCTCCAACTCCAGCATGACCACGCGGGAGCTGCAGGAGTACTGGCGGACCCAGAAACGCTGCTGGAAGCACGTCAAACTGCTCTTCGAGATCGCTTCCGCCCGCATCGAGGAGGGGACAGTCTCCAAATTTGTG ATGTACCAAATCGTCGTCATCCAGACGGGGAGTTTTGACAGCGACAAAGCCACCCTGGAACGGCGTTATTCAGACTTCGAGATGCTCCAGAAGAAACTCCTAAAGACCTTCCGGGAAGAGATCGAAGATGTCGTCTTCCCCAAAAAGCACCTGATGGGGAACTTCACCCCGGAGATGATCTCCGAGCGCAAGCTGGCCCTCAAAGAGTACCTAGGTCTGCTCTACGCCATCCGCTGCGTGCGTCGCTCGCGCGAGTTCATCGACTTCCTCACGCGGCCCGAGCTGAAGGAGGCCTTCGGCTGCCTGCGCGCGGGGCAGTACACCAAGGCCCTAAACATCCTGGTGCGCACGGTGCCGCTACAGGAGAAGCTGACGTCCCACTGCCCCGTGATGATGGTGCCGTCCCTGTGCGCCATGCTGGTGTGCCACCGCGACCTGGAGTGCCCCGCCGAGGCCTTCGCCGCCGGGGAGAGGGCTCTGCAGTGCCTGCAGGCCCGGGAGGGCCACCGTTACTACGCCCCGCTGCTGGACGCCATGGCCCGCCTGGCCTACGAGCTGGGCAAGGACTTTGTGTCCCTGCAGAAGAGACTGGAGGAGAACCAGCTCCGGAAGCCCGCCCCCCGGGGCTTCACCCTGAAGGAACTCACCGTCCAAGAGTATCTGTACTGA